TTATCCAGATACAACTTTTGATATTGTTGGTTCTCGTCCTGTACCGGAGGTTTTGGCACTGCAAGCAAAACCAGGAATTACTGTGACTGGACGTGTGCCTTCAATGGTAGAGTATTTGCACAAAGCCACTGTCTGTGTTGTACCGATGCGGACAGGATTCGGGATTAAAAATAAAACCTTAGAGGCAATGGCAGCTGGCATCCCAGTAGTCGCAAGCGATCGCGGTTTAGAAGGATTAGCTGTAGACGGCGCAAATGTTCCACTCACTGCACTACGAGCAAATCATCCAGCTGAATATATTAGTGCCATTAGTCACCTATTTAGTAACTCACAACTACGGGATGAATTATCTTCCAACGGTAGACAATTGATAGAAAATGAATTCACTTGGGAAAGCGCAGGTAAACGCTACGAGCAAATATGTATTGAAAAATTGCCTTAAAAGGGAATAGCTTACTAGACAAAAACAACAGAAAAATCCCCATAAATAAATTAAGAGGATTTGAAATAGACATATTTTTCTAGCGCTTATTGGATGAAAAAAATATTTTTATTTCTTTTCGCGAATAGATTTAGCGCCTACAATTAGTGGGCAATTAAAATCCCACTAATTCCCTTTTGCCTCCTTCAATTATTGTTTCATTGAAGGCGCAGCAAATATTCTACTAGATATGGGAATGCGTGAATTAGGTTTAGTAGTAACTACTTCATTATTAGTTGACTCAGAAATCACGTTTATTTGATTATTGCTCGAATCATCACTATTATCTAAGTTAGATTTTATATTTACATTAGTAGCAGTATTAGATTGCAATGATGCAGGCATTAAATTTGTCTTTTCTTGATGAAAATCTTGGAGATTTTGAGCTTGGCAAGGAATAACCAACATAGTACAACTAGTGACCAGGAATATACCTAGTAAACTACAGAAATATTGACACATCTGACTAAATAAGCTTTTTACAAAAAGTGTTTAAAATGTAGACATAAATAAAAGTATCGTTAGTAGTTAGTAGTTATAGAACTATTTCATTCTTGGCATCACCCGCCCAGAAATTAATTTCCAAGCTCATACTTTGTTAAAAAGCTTTTCAAACATCTTTAGACGGATTCAACCATAAGTTAAGAATTAAAATTCTTGGCAAACTAACTACTCACGCTAATAGCTATATTTATTTATGTCTAGTTATTGAATTGAATAGTCTTTTTGTCTCCAGCCGAGCTAGACTATCTTGTTTAATAGATACACCTATAAGAAATATGTTGTGATAAATAGCTCAACAACTATCCAATAATTTATATTTTTTGGAATAGTTTCAACAAGAGAAATTTCTCGGAGATCTGAAATTTATTTTTTGCTGGTAGAAAAGATTATTCCTTCGTAAGTTTTGCTAAAACATAGAGATTTTTATGAACTTTTTATCAAGAAAGGCTTCGGGCAGATGGCAGATGGCAGCTATGCGAAGATCTAAAGTTTTCGTTCGTGATTGAGCCATCTATACCCTCTGCCAAATGGGTTTAAGACCCCCAGTAAATCGAAGATTTACTGGTCTGCAATGTTCCTGGGGATCACAAGACGCAAAGCGGCGTGTCCGGTGGTATCCCCCTTTAATTCCCTTCTGCCACGGCGTTCTTTGTTCGCCCGCAGCTTTGCAACCCACGCCTCCTCTGCCTCCGTACTTCTGCCTTCTTCAAGAATATAAATTAATTTCATCGTTTCTAGTTTCTACCTAAAAAGTGAAACTAGTTCGCAGCACGCCTATTGTAATTGAGTCACTATCTGGAGTATGGCCAGGTTCCCAGATGTGAATGATTCCTGGTGTGATGCTGATGTTATCCGTTACTTGGAAGCGGTAGAAAGCTTCGAGGTGATGGGTTGTTCCTGGCTGACCCCCAGGACGCCCTAAACCTGTATTTATATAATCAGGGACATTGTTTCCTACTGGTAAATCACTACTTGTAATTTTGGGAGGCTGTCCAAAATAAATTCCACCCAAATTACCTTTGGCAAATAAATCAGGGAAATTGAGATACACCATGTAATTTGTAGTTTCTACATTTCCTGATTTGCCTGGAATGTAAGAATTGGTATAACCAAGCCAACCACCTAAAGTCAACTGAGGTGAGATTTGCCAATTGATAGAAGTACCAACAGCATTAGTTTGTAATGGTTCTGATTTATCTGTATTGGGGTTAACTGCTGTTAGGCAATCATCACCTAAGTAAGTAAGCAAACATCCATCCGCAGAGTAATTATTCACGTAATACAAACTGACATCAAAACTGTTAGACGGTGTCAGTAATAATTGCACGCCAGTGGTGGTGTTGCCATCAAACAAACCACTGCGTTTGCCAGGATTTGCTGGTGTGTTACTCGTATAAAGAGCCTGTAAACTAGCACGTTTGGCAAATTGCCAATCAACAGCAATACCACCCCCGTTGAACCCGATATCTAAAATTGGGTTCCTTTGGGCAAAATATGACAATGGCCCTATTGCTCCACTTTCGGCTCGATTAGGGCCACGGAAAGCATTGGGCATATTTATACCTTGGGGTCCTGCCATAATCGCTAAGTTATCAGCGACAAGCCAGTGAAAATTTAAATCATATATACTTAACTGATTATTTGTGGGGTATTCGTAGCCAAGATAAACGTCATTGCTTAATCTGGGTGCTGTCGAACCATTACCTGCTATCAGACTTGTCAATAGATAACTATTAGGAGTGAATTGACTAGTTAAGTATAGCTGGCTAAAGTTGATGAGATTGATATTTGTACCAACATCATCTGTATCTTTTTTCCCATCTCTAGGATTAAGATCAGCACGGCTGTCAGTGCGTGCTTGAATACTAACTATGGTAAAACCACTTAGTTTGGTTGTTGTGGAGAATTGATTCGCAGTAATTTCGGCAGTACGGGCTTCTAAATTATTCACTCGACCTCGTACAGCAGCTAATTCTGTAGCAAATTCTGCTTGTAATTTTTCTAAAGTAATTAAATCTTCGCGAGTGACTGAATCACTCGTGGCTGCGGCGATAAATTCATTTATCCAATCTAAGCAAGCATTCAACCCAGCAGCAAATTCATAACGGGTGAGGGGATGATCGCCACGATAAGTTCCGTTGGGATAACCTGCAATGCAACCATATCTTTCTACTAAAGATTGCAATGTACCGAATGCCCAATCTGTAGATTGGACATCTCGCAGTTGAGATACTGATCTCACTTGTGCCATCGGATCATCAAGGGAAGCAGGAGAACTAGTAGAAAAACTCTCTGTAGGTTCTCCGGTTTTGTCTGTGGAAATAGCGATCGCTGGTATTGGTAATCCGTTGACCACCGCTACTAATAAGTACGCAATTACCCTACTTTGAGTTTCGTTCAACTTTTTAAACTTCGCTCCCACACTCTCAACGATAGAGCTTATTCAAAATATCTTTTTAACGTCATTCGTAAAATCACTTATTTGTACAAATTTACACTATTATTTCTAGGCAATTCCTTAAGAACGCGAGTATAAAATAAAAAACTCATCAAAAATCTCGCTATTATTACTGAAACTAAAAGTATGGTTAACCGCCCACCAAAACCATCTGCTGCCAACACAAGTAAAAAACGAATTGTTAAAAAAGCTAAGAAAATCATTAAAACATCCCAACTTCCCGCAGAAAATTCTCAACAAGCTGGACGTCCGGTTCTGCGTCGAAAAGTTAAGACTAGGAAAACTTCCTCGGGATTAGCATCAAAATTAGCGATCGCCATTTTACTAGGCAGCGCTTGCTTAGTCGTGGCTTTTGCTTGGGTTAGTATCGAATTGATGATCAATCCTGATAAAGTCACTTGGATAAATAAATTTTTGCCTGCATGGGTAAAATCTCTTAGCCACGACGAAAATCCCCAAACCTTGCCACAAATTCAATCTGATCTGGAACAACAAGGTACTATTGCCGGAGATATCATCCCTTTAGAAAGCGATCAAACAGCAACTTTTTTACTCCCAGTTTTCAAACAAGCTCATAATTGTCAATCAGATTGCCGAGAAATTGTGGAACTGAGGGTTTATCAACGTTCACAAAACTTAGAACTAAAATCAAAAGCTGAAAAATACTACACTCTGGCAACTCAACTATCCATCACTGGACTAGAAGAATCATTTGTCGTTTCTCCCTCTGTTGATGCTACATCTGAAAACCAAGGTTCCAGTGTTACTTTTCCAGTCAGTGAAATAGGACGCTTGGAAGGTGAGACATCATCTTCTGGTATCTGGCTTTATGCACAGGGTAAGCACCAGCAAGAATCACAAGCGATCGCCTACGGTTACATTTTTCACTACAACCCCAAACGCACCAACCTACAACTGATGTTGTCTTGGACAAGCCCTGCTGGACAACTCCCAAAATGGCAGCAGGTAACTGGTGGTGGTACAAAAGAATTAATTGTAGATCAAACAGTAGGTTTGGAACCCCAACTACATATCTATCAAGTTAAACCATCCAACTTTGTCCTCAACCCTATCCAATTAGAAAAAATTTCCCTGCAACCACCCGCCCTCAACGATTCCGCTTACCAAGACGCCCTTTTGATCGCTAACAGCGGATTATGGACACCAGCTTGGGAATGGTTGCAATTCATCCAAAAACAACGCCGGGACAAATTGCCAGCAGCAGCACAGACACAAATTGATATGATTCGCCTACACTCTCAACTGACCAAAACGCAAGCAGATACAACTTGGGCAAGTCCCAGTCAACAAGTACTGGCAGATTTAATAGACGGTCGCTGGGGAAAAGCTTTACAAGTATTTGAGGCATCACCACAAAATGCCCAAGAAATTGCCATTTTGCTTAAGGCAGATAAAGGAAGATTATGGAATCGCGTCGAAACAGCATTACAGGTCAATCCTAAGCGGCCAGAAGTGCAAGCATGGGGAGCATTAATAATAGCAGTTCAGCAAGGACAAGAACGTGCTAACACTTTCTTACAAGGGCAAACTCAAATCACTAAAGAATCACTAGCTTACATTCAAAGTCTGCTAGCACAGGTGATCAGTGAACAGTGAGCAGTGAACAGTTATTAATAGTTAGCTTTTCACTATGAGTAATATCAAGTTCGCATAATTACTTATAATTCTCGTTTAACCTCACCCCGCCTGCGGCACCCCTCTGGTGAACTCACGGAGAGGGGCTGTTCTTGTGAGGTTTTTATGACAAGTAATTAACAGAACTTTATATCACTGGTAACTGAATTGTTTAGTGAATAGAGTATAGAACTATCAGAAAAAATTCTCAATCTTTTTTAGTAGCGATCGCCAAACTTACAATTCCTAAATCAATTACATCACTGCTAGAGAATGCCAATTACTAAGAATTAGGATACTGCCTGGTTACACTTGTTACCCAGAGTCACACTTTAATACTGACACCTCTAACAGCACTTGTCTATGACAAGTTTTGTTTTTGAGATACTGTCTATTTTTCTTTATCAATGGCTGCTAATTTTTGCATTTTTAAGTGTTGCAACTGCTGTAGTAGACAGTCTACTTCTGCCTGCAAGTGCATAAATTTGACTTGTTGATCTACTTGATTAAAACACTTCTCTAGCTTTGTTGCCCAAGCAGCATGGGATTCACGTTCAGAAATACCAGATGTAGACATTGCTTACAAAATCACCCGTAACTTATAACTCACACCATTAGAGATATTATAATAGGCAAGTTTAAAGAATTGTTAAAAAATTGTATAATTTTTCCTTGCCCTTGTAATTCACTTTTAAATGTGTAGTTAATGACAGTAAAAAAATCACTTTGTTCCTTAGGGATTGGGGTGGGGCAATGGGGAGTGTGGGGAGTGTGAGGAGTGTGTAGACGTGTCAGCGGCTTCCCGTAGGGTGGGGTATGAGAAGTAAGTATTAATCAACCACTAACCCTACTCTTTTGAGAAGACGCTTGCGCGTCTACGGGTTCGTCAGTCGCTCATGGGGGCTCGGGGTCCCCTTTGGGGTTGGGGGAGGAACCCCCTGCGTAAGAGTCGCTGACTCACCACTAACTACTAACTACCAACCACCAACAATCAACAACCAACAACTAACCACTAAAGAGTTATAAAACTTCCACGAGTGATGGTATTTGCCTGAACACCAGTCAGAGTAGCTAGAATGTCACAATTGCCAGCGATACTAATTAGAGTATTGTTATGATCTTGAGCGATCGCTAGATTACTGAAGGTGAGTCCTTTTGACAAAGCGAGTAAATCTTCGCCGACGGTAAAGTCAGTAATCACATCTTGACTTTGCTCTAGGGATAAGAAAAACACATCTCGGTCATCGCCTCCACTCAATGTATCATCTCCTTTGCCGCCATTGAGGAAATCGTTACCATCTCCACCTAAGAGAATGTCATTACCAGCATAGCCAAAGAGCAAATCGTTACCTGCTTCGCCTAGTAGTCTTTCATTGATTTTTCTTCCAAACAAGCGATCGTCCTCATCGGTTCCTAGTATATTGGCTGTAATTAAAAAATTTGAACCGGGATGGCGAGGATCGTAGCTGATGGGATCAATGTCTAAAGGGTTCTCAAAGGCGATCGCAAATTCACGCCAGTCTATATACTTGAAGTTGGTATTAATATTTTCAATTTCCCCGTCATCTTCTACTAGCACAGGTGGTTCGTTGTTACCGTCATGCACTACTAACAAACCATAAGGGAATTCAGAACCAAGGGGAGTGTTAATCACTGCTGCACCGTCGGATTCTTGCACTCCATCGATGTCATTACCATTATCAATCACAACACTACCCAAGTACTCATTTTCACCTTCACGCCTAAATACCGCAAAAGTGCTATCACCTTGACTAGAAGCGATCAAATATCCCGTACGATTAGCACCGTAATAAATTGTCAGACCTTCTGCATCTGGTGTAATCACATTTCCTTCTGGTGTTACTGCTTCAATCAACTCACCAGTCGGATCAGCATTGGGTTGTGCTAAAAACTTCCAGATACCACGTTGTTCTTGTGCTGCGTAGAGATCACCTAATTCTTGGTCAACAACCATACCCTCAAATTGGGGATTCTCTAGTTCATTGTCAGGTACCGAGAGTGTACGGACAGTCTTGGCGCTGACTGTGCCATCTGGGTTAGCAATCAGTTCTAGTTGAGCAATCTGGTTATTTTCCCGTTGGCTGACAAATACGTAAGCATCGCCAGAACTAGGACTAATATAGGTAGCAACACCATAGGCAGTTTGTTCACCATCATCAATCCCAAATATCGAAGCAGTATGATCACTGAGGTCAGCAGCAGTAACTTCGGTAAGTTGGCGAGTTTCCGGGTCAATCGCCCAAATCACTAAAGTATCATTTTGGCGATCGCTAGCAATTGCTAGATCCACTATCTTTCCATTCAGGTTAAAGCCGTAAATTAAATCTACGTTGTTGTAGCGTTCATCACCATAGGGACGGACTGTCAAATCTTGGTTGACACTACCATCTAAATTAAAAGTAATCAGTCCACCATCTTTAAGTGTGGCAATAATTAAGCTCTGTTCTGAATTATTGGGATTTACCCAGATAGCAGGGTCATCTGCATCACCAAGGAGTACCTGAGATAAGTCTGCCGCCAGCAGTTGGCGATCGCTGTGTTTGCTACCCCAGTCACCATCGAATGGCGTGACTGTAATATAACCTGCTAAAAATTGCTCACCTTCAGAAATAGGGTTAGGATTGTCACTAGAAGTACCAGGAACTAATAACAAGCCCTGTCCCTCACCGAAAATGGGGGGCAGGTTGCCAAAACGAAATCCTAAACTAGTTGCTTGGTCAAACTCTGTTACAGACACACCTTGAATATCATCAACTGCCGGAATATTGACATTCAGACCAATACCTGTGGGTAAGATGCTGGCATCCTCTCCTTGGGTAGCCTGGAGTTGAGCAATCAGGTTAACAATGTATTCAGCACCAACTTTGTATGCTTTCTGAGTGCTAGGGTAGCTTTGCTGCGCTTCCTCTAACTTGATACCTGCACTGACAGCAATAGAAGGTACATTTTCTAAAACAGCAGTCACAGCCGCACTCAGTGTTCCTGACGACACAGCCGACAAACCAATGTTTTCACCCTGGTTAATACCAGAGATCACTAAATCTGGTGGATTGTCTGGCAAAATGTAATCTAATCCAGCCTTAGTAGTGACAACTGGTGTACTATCTACATACCACTGGTTTTCGGCATAGTTGATAACTTCAATCGGTTGAAAAAGTTGATCTGTATTGATAGAAGTGCCTTTGCCACTTTGTTGTTGCTTAGGTGCAACCAGCGTCACATGGTGTCCAGCTGCCACTAGCGCTTCGTAGAGAATCTTAATACCTTCTGCCTGGTAGCCGTCGTCATTCACCAACAAAATGTTGAGTGGTTTCACAACAGGCAAAATAGTCACCTCACTAAGGCGATCGCTTATTACTTCCCGACGATCTGCCTCAGCACTCCAATTACCATCTATGGGTGTAACAGTAATTCGTCCTGCCAAGAATTGCTCGCCTTCAGAATCAAGCTCAGGTACTTCCCCAATCACGAGTGACTTTGAGGTTAACAACAAGCTTTGTCCTCCACTGGGTAAATCACCAAAGCGTAATGCCAAACTCGTAGCTTGATCAAAACCAGTGTAGGAAACACCCTTGACGACTTGATCAGCAGGGATATTCACATTTAATCCCACACCTTCTGGAAGTAGGGTTTCACCCGCTTGAGTCTCTTGGAGTTGAGCAATTAAATCAATCACATACTTAGCACCGATCTTATAAGCCTCTTGGGTGCTAGGATAATCCTGACTCGCTTCTTCTAACTTGATGCCTGCACTGATAGCGATCGCCGGAATTTCCTTTTGTAAGGCTATAACTGCGGCGCTGAGTGTTCCAGAAGAAATCGCACCATAACCGAGGTTTTCACCCTCGTTGATCCCAGAAATGACTAAATCAGGCGGATTATCTTGCAGGACATAATCTAATCCTGCCAGAGTAGTTACAACTGGTGTGCCATCAACATACCACTGGTTTTCCGCATAGTTAACAAGCTCAGTAGGCTGAAAAATTTTGTCTGCGTCGATAGCGGTTCCTTTACCACTTTGCTGCTGCTTAGGTGCAACTAAGGTGACATGATGTCCAGCTGCTACAAGTGCTTCGTAGAGAACTTTAATGCCTTCTGCCTGGTAACTGTCATCGTTTACCAACAGAATATTGAGAGGTTGCCCTGAGAAAAAGTCTTCATCATCAATGGTTGATGGTGTTTCTATGGTAGGAGCGACAATAGCTATAGTGTCTTGATCTGGTTCAGACTTTGAGCAAAAGAGGGTAGAAGCAGAAGTCATTTGAGCAGGTGTCCTTATTCCTATAGAAAACGAAAGACAGCAAAGCCAAGAATTTTTTCACGCTTTGTGCTTTGGCGACCCCACCGAAGAAGCTCAGGAAGCGTATTTGACTGAGATATTAATCTCATAAATTCCACAGCGATGTTAAGCGTGCAAAAAGAACTGGTTAAATTTCTCATACCAATTCAAATCATGTTTGCGGCAGATCATCCCACCCGCCTAACGGCACCCTCCCCTTAGAAAGGGGAGGGTTGGGGTGGGGTCTTATATAATCCATGTGTTGTATTCTTTTTTCAAATTGGTATCAGTTAAGGAGTGTCAAAAAATGTCGCATAAACCTTTCCAGAGAGACATCTAAAACGATAAACTGACATTCTACGAACTAGTTGTTTGTTGGTGGTTTCCAAACAACCAACACTCAATAATATTTAAAAAGCCCTGAAAACTCGTGACCTTGAGCCTGTCTGCAACTACATCTCATCGCCAACCCTGGCCCGGACTTATAGAGCAGTATCGCGACTACTTGCCTGTCAGCGAAACAACACCAGTTGTCACCCTGCTGGAGGGTAACACACCTCTGATACCAGTTCCTGCGATCGCACAACGCATTGGCAGACAAGTACGTGTTTTTGTCAAATATGACGGTCTTAACCCCACTGGTAGCTTCAAAGACCGAGGCATGACAATGGCAATTTCCAAAGCCAAAGAAGCAGGGGCCAAGGCGGTTATTTGTGCGAGTACAGGCAACACCTCAGCAGCAGCAGCAGCCTATGCTCGGCGTGGGGGAATGCGTGCTTTTGTATTGATTCCCGATGGTTATGTAGCGCTGGGAAAATTGGCGCAGGCACTCTTGTATGGTGCAGAGGTACTGGCAATTCAAGGTAACTTTGACCGTGCTTTAGAAATTGTCCGGGAAATGGCCCAAACTTATCCAGTCACATTGGTGAATTCAGTTAACCCCTACCGTCTAGAAGGGCAAAAAACCGCAGCATTTGAAATAGTTGATGTTTTAGGTAACACTCCTGATTGGCTGTGCATTCCTGTGGGTAATGCGGGAAATATCACAGCATATTGGATGGGATTTTGTCAATACCATCAAATTGGGAAGTGCGATCGCCTGCCTCGAATGATGGGTTTCCAAGCAGCTGGTGCAGCACCCTTAGTAAAAGGGGAACCAATACCCCACCCAGAAACACTTGCCACAGCCATTAGAATTGGCAACCCCGCCAGTTGGGAAAAAGCAGTAGCTGTCAAATCAGCCAGTATGGGGAATTTTCACTCTGTCACCGATGACGAAATCCTTGAAGCCTATCGTCTATTGGCATCAGAAGAAGGAATTTTCTGCGAACCAGCTAGTGCTGCTTCTATAGCAGGTTTGTTGCAGGTCAAAGACCAAGTTCCCACAGGTGCAACAGTGGTTTGCGTCCTCACTGGCAATGGTTTAAAAGACCCAGATACAGCCATTAAACACAGCAACAGCCAATTTAAACAAGGTATTGAATCGGAAGTCCACGCCGTAGCTGCGGCGATGGGATTTTAAAGTCGTTAGGCAAAGTCCAGAGTCTAATCTACCCCTAGACTAGCAAAGCTATCTAGGTGTTTTTTGTAAACGAACACAGTGCAAGGCGATGTACACAGATAGACCATCGCCTTGCACTGTGTTTATCGGTGGTCGATTTCTAATTCTCCACTTCCTACTCAGTGTCTCCCACTACAACCACAGACTTGCGGCACAATATATTTAACTGAAAATGTGGGGAGTGAGCTTAGATGGCTATTAATCTTCAGCAAGCATTAGAAGTCGGCAAATATATTGTTACCCAACGTCTGAAAGGACGTAAGCGTTATCCCTTGGTTTTAATGTTGGAACCTCTGTTTCGTTGCAACCTCGCCTGTCCTGGTTGCGGCAAAATTCAACATCCCACAGATATACTCAAGCGTAACCTAACTCCACAAGAGTGTTTTGCAGCAGTAGAAGAATGTGGTGCGCCTATAGTCTCTATTCCTGGTGGGGAACCACTTCTGCATCCCCAGATTGACGAGATTGTGCAGGGATTGATTGAGCGCAAAAAGTTTGTTTACTTGTGTACTAACGGCTTGTTATTAGAAAAGAGTCTAGATAAATTTCAACCGTCACCTTATTTGACATTCAGTGTACATCTCGATGGAATGCGAGATTGGCATGATCATTGTGTGAATCGCAAAGGTGTTTTTGACACTGCTGTGCAAGCTATATGTGCTGCTAAAGCCAAAGGATTTCGTGTCACCACTAACACTACTGTTTTTGAAGGTGTTGATCGCAAACAAATGCAGGAGTTTTTTGATTTCCTGAGTACGCTCAACATTGATGGGATGATGATTTCTCCTGGTTATAGTTATGAGTGGGCAAGTGATCAAGAACATTTTCTCAAGCGAGAACAAACACGCGCTTTATTTAGAGAAATCTTAGCTCCTTACAAAGCAGGTCAGAAAAACTGGAACTTTAACCATAACCCACTATTTTTAGATTTTCTCACTGGCGAGAAAGACTATGAATGCTCACCTTGGGGTAGTCCGAGTTACAGTGTTCTAGGTTGGCAAAAACCCTGTTATTTGTTAAATGAGGGACATTATGCCACCTTTGATGAACTAATGAAAGACACAGATTGGAACAAATACGGTCGTGCTAGTGGTAATCCCAAATGTGCAGATTGTATGGTTCACTGC
Above is a genomic segment from Fischerella sp. JS2 containing:
- the surE gene encoding 5'/3'-nucleotidase SurE encodes the protein MTSASTLFCSKSEPDQDTIAIVAPTIETPSTIDDEDFFSGQPLNILLVNDDSYQAEGIKVLYEALVAAGHHVTLVAPKQQQSGKGTAIDADKIFQPTELVNYAENQWYVDGTPVVTTLAGLDYVLQDNPPDLVISGINEGENLGYGAISSGTLSAAVIALQKEIPAIAISAGIKLEEASQDYPSTQEAYKIGAKYVIDLIAQLQETQAGETLLPEGVGLNVNIPADQVVKGVSYTGFDQATSLALRFGDLPSGGQSLLLTSKSLVIGEVPELDSEGEQFLAGRITVTPIDGNWSAEADRREVISDRLSEVTILPVVKPLNILLVNDDGYQAEGIKILYEALVAAGHHVTLVAPKQQQSGKGTSINTDQLFQPIEVINYAENQWYVDSTPVVTTKAGLDYILPDNPPDLVISGINQGENIGLSAVSSGTLSAAVTAVLENVPSIAVSAGIKLEEAQQSYPSTQKAYKVGAEYIVNLIAQLQATQGEDASILPTGIGLNVNIPAVDDIQGVSVTEFDQATSLGFRFGNLPPIFGEGQGLLLVPGTSSDNPNPISEGEQFLAGYITVTPFDGDWGSKHSDRQLLAADLSQVLLGDADDPAIWVNPNNSEQSLIIATLKDGGLITFNLDGSVNQDLTVRPYGDERYNNVDLIYGFNLNGKIVDLAIASDRQNDTLVIWAIDPETRQLTEVTAADLSDHTASIFGIDDGEQTAYGVATYISPSSGDAYVFVSQRENNQIAQLELIANPDGTVSAKTVRTLSVPDNELENPQFEGMVVDQELGDLYAAQEQRGIWKFLAQPNADPTGELIEAVTPEGNVITPDAEGLTIYYGANRTGYLIASSQGDSTFAVFRREGENEYLGSVVIDNGNDIDGVQESDGAAVINTPLGSEFPYGLLVVHDGNNEPPVLVEDDGEIENINTNFKYIDWREFAIAFENPLDIDPISYDPRHPGSNFLITANILGTDEDDRLFGRKINERLLGEAGNDLLFGYAGNDILLGGDGNDFLNGGKGDDTLSGGDDRDVFFLSLEQSQDVITDFTVGEDLLALSKGLTFSNLAIAQDHNNTLISIAGNCDILATLTGVQANTITRGSFITL
- the thrC gene encoding threonine synthase, producing the protein MTLSLSATTSHRQPWPGLIEQYRDYLPVSETTPVVTLLEGNTPLIPVPAIAQRIGRQVRVFVKYDGLNPTGSFKDRGMTMAISKAKEAGAKAVICASTGNTSAAAAAYARRGGMRAFVLIPDGYVALGKLAQALLYGAEVLAIQGNFDRALEIVREMAQTYPVTLVNSVNPYRLEGQKTAAFEIVDVLGNTPDWLCIPVGNAGNITAYWMGFCQYHQIGKCDRLPRMMGFQAAGAAPLVKGEPIPHPETLATAIRIGNPASWEKAVAVKSASMGNFHSVTDDEILEAYRLLASEEGIFCEPASAASIAGLLQVKDQVPTGATVVCVLTGNGLKDPDTAIKHSNSQFKQGIESEVHAVAAAMGF
- a CDS encoding iron uptake porin, whose protein sequence is MNETQSRVIAYLLVAVVNGLPIPAIAISTDKTGEPTESFSTSSPASLDDPMAQVRSVSQLRDVQSTDWAFGTLQSLVERYGCIAGYPNGTYRGDHPLTRYEFAAGLNACLDWINEFIAAATSDSVTREDLITLEKLQAEFATELAAVRGRVNNLEARTAEITANQFSTTTKLSGFTIVSIQARTDSRADLNPRDGKKDTDDVGTNINLINFSQLYLTSQFTPNSYLLTSLIAGNGSTAPRLSNDVYLGYEYPTNNQLSIYDLNFHWLVADNLAIMAGPQGINMPNAFRGPNRAESGAIGPLSYFAQRNPILDIGFNGGGIAVDWQFAKRASLQALYTSNTPANPGKRSGLFDGNTTTGVQLLLTPSNSFDVSLYYVNNYSADGCLLTYLGDDCLTAVNPNTDKSEPLQTNAVGTSINWQISPQLTLGGWLGYTNSYIPGKSGNVETTNYMVYLNFPDLFAKGNLGGIYFGQPPKITSSDLPVGNNVPDYINTGLGRPGGQPGTTHHLEAFYRFQVTDNISITPGIIHIWEPGHTPDSDSITIGVLRTSFTF
- the hpnH gene encoding adenosyl-hopene transferase HpnH, with product MAINLQQALEVGKYIVTQRLKGRKRYPLVLMLEPLFRCNLACPGCGKIQHPTDILKRNLTPQECFAAVEECGAPIVSIPGGEPLLHPQIDEIVQGLIERKKFVYLCTNGLLLEKSLDKFQPSPYLTFSVHLDGMRDWHDHCVNRKGVFDTAVQAICAAKAKGFRVTTNTTVFEGVDRKQMQEFFDFLSTLNIDGMMISPGYSYEWASDQEHFLKREQTRALFREILAPYKAGQKNWNFNHNPLFLDFLTGEKDYECSPWGSPSYSVLGWQKPCYLLNEGHYATFDELMKDTDWNKYGRASGNPKCADCMVHCGYEPTAATDAMQPQNLVRSIGSIFG